A single genomic interval of Solimonas sp. K1W22B-7 harbors:
- a CDS encoding type II toxin-antitoxin system PemK/MazF family toxin yields MATYPTPIPGLVLRYTYLWKSEFDEGKVDGRKHRPCVVVVCVEDVDGHKVVTVAPITHTPPEDSSRAIELTPATRRRLGLDEEKNWIIATEVNSFDWPGPDLVLTSRQQYAYGELPAVVFNALKEKILREGEKLKVVGRT; encoded by the coding sequence TTGGCCACGTATCCCACCCCGATTCCCGGGCTGGTTCTTCGATACACCTACCTCTGGAAGTCCGAATTTGACGAGGGCAAGGTCGATGGCCGGAAGCATCGCCCTTGTGTGGTCGTCGTTTGCGTAGAGGATGTCGACGGCCATAAGGTCGTGACTGTCGCGCCGATCACGCATACACCACCCGAGGATTCGAGCCGGGCGATCGAATTGACCCCCGCCACCCGAAGGCGCCTGGGCCTCGATGAAGAGAAGAATTGGATCATCGCCACGGAGGTGAACAGCTTCGACTGGCCTGGTCCTGATCTGGTCTTGACCAGCCGGCAGCAGTACGCCTACGGCGAATTGCCTGCGGTGGTGTTCAACGCATTGAAGGAGAAGATTCTCCGGGAAGGCGAAAAGCTCAAAGTCGTTGGGCGTACCTGA
- a CDS encoding DnaJ C-terminal domain-containing protein — translation MEYKDYYKILGVTRSATADEIKRAYRKLAREFHPDKNKAAGAEDKFKEVNEANEVLSDAEKRKAYDTLGPNWKSGQQFNPPPGWESMFGGGGGRGPRGGPRGGAGFGGAGAAGGNFSDFFSTLFGGQAGGFGGDFDGMRGGFGGGAPQDSRAKIAIALEDSYEGAQKTLSVNGRTLNVRIPKGVVAGQSIRLAQQGSQGGDLLLEIDFAPHERFKLDGRNVTVRVKLAPWEAALGARVPVLTLGGTVELTIPAGTQTGRKLRLKGRGLPGNPAGDQIVSLQIVTPPAEGEADKAFYEDMAQRYAAFDPRA, via the coding sequence GTGGAATACAAGGACTACTACAAGATCCTCGGCGTCACCCGTTCCGCGACCGCGGACGAGATCAAGCGCGCCTACCGCAAGCTGGCCCGCGAATTCCATCCGGACAAGAACAAGGCGGCCGGGGCCGAGGACAAATTCAAGGAGGTCAACGAGGCCAACGAGGTCCTGAGCGACGCCGAGAAGCGCAAGGCCTACGACACCCTGGGGCCCAACTGGAAGAGCGGCCAGCAGTTCAACCCGCCGCCGGGCTGGGAATCCATGTTCGGTGGCGGCGGCGGGCGTGGACCGCGCGGCGGACCCCGTGGCGGCGCCGGCTTTGGCGGCGCAGGGGCTGCGGGCGGCAATTTCTCCGACTTCTTCTCGACCTTGTTCGGCGGCCAGGCCGGCGGTTTCGGCGGCGACTTCGACGGCATGCGCGGCGGCTTTGGCGGCGGCGCTCCGCAGGACAGCCGCGCCAAGATCGCGATCGCGCTGGAGGACTCCTACGAGGGTGCGCAGAAGACGCTGTCGGTCAACGGCCGCACGCTGAACGTGCGCATTCCCAAGGGCGTCGTTGCCGGCCAGTCGATCCGCCTGGCGCAGCAGGGCAGCCAGGGCGGCGACCTGCTGCTGGAAATCGACTTCGCGCCGCACGAGCGCTTCAAGCTCGACGGCCGCAACGTCACGGTGCGGGTGAAGCTCGCCCCCTGGGAGGCGGCGCTGGGCGCCCGGGTGCCGGTCCTCACCCTGGGCGGCACGGTGGAGCTGACCATCCCCGCCGGCACCCAGACCGGCCGCAAGCTGCGCCTCAAGGGACGCGGCCTGCCCGGCAACCCGGCCGGCGACCAGATCGTGAGCCTGCAGATCGTGACGCCGCCGGCCGAGGGCGAGGCCGACAAGGCGTTCTACGAGGACATGGCCCAGCGCTACGCGGCCTTCGATCCGCGCGCCTGA
- a CDS encoding PaaI family thioesterase has product MDRINPDYVAALYQMVNGAAFPKHIAFRVADIGFDSCLIELDVLPQHFQPFGIVHGGVLATLIDTATFWAGFMRLPADAGLVNVDLKLNYLKPAVSGLLKAEGRCIRAGRQLSYTEAYVRDDKGEILAHGTSTLMALPGKGLKIAPAKFLG; this is encoded by the coding sequence ATGGACCGGATCAACCCCGACTACGTCGCCGCGCTGTACCAGATGGTCAACGGCGCCGCGTTTCCGAAGCACATCGCCTTCCGCGTGGCCGACATCGGCTTCGACAGCTGCCTGATCGAGCTGGACGTGCTGCCGCAGCACTTCCAGCCCTTCGGCATCGTCCATGGCGGCGTGCTGGCGACGCTGATCGACACCGCCACCTTCTGGGCCGGCTTCATGCGCCTGCCAGCCGACGCGGGCCTGGTGAACGTGGACCTGAAGCTCAACTACCTCAAGCCCGCCGTCAGCGGCCTGCTGAAGGCCGAGGGCCGCTGCATCCGCGCCGGCCGGCAGCTCAGCTACACCGAGGCCTATGTGCGCGACGACAAGGGCGAAATCCTGGCCCATGGCACGTCGACGCTGATGGCGCTGCCGGGCAAGGGGCTGAAGATCGCGCCGGCGAAGTTCCTGGGATAA
- a CDS encoding class 1 fructose-bisphosphatase, whose translation MKPISLTRYLIEEQRTGRINADLRLLIEVVARACKSISHSIGKGALGGVLGDAGTGNIQGEAQKKLDVLSNEILLEANEWGGHLAGCASEEMDDPVKIPNVYPKGNYLLLYDPLDGSSNIDVNISVGTIFSVLHCPDGVTDPETEHFLQKGSTQVAAGYTVYGPSTLLVITVGNGTHEFTLDRELGSFLMTERDMKIPEDTKEFAINMSNQRHWEEPMKLYIQELLAGKTGPRGKDFNMRWVASMVADVHRILTRGGIFIYPKDLKDPSKPGKLRLMYEANPMSFIVEQAGGASTTGLQRILDVQPTALHQRVPVFLGSKNEVETATRYHCEAARK comes from the coding sequence ATGAAACCGATTTCCCTGACCCGCTACCTGATCGAGGAGCAGCGCACCGGCCGCATCAACGCCGACCTGCGCCTGCTGATCGAGGTCGTCGCCCGTGCCTGCAAGAGCATTTCCCATTCCATCGGCAAGGGTGCCCTGGGCGGCGTGCTGGGCGACGCCGGCACCGGCAACATCCAGGGCGAGGCCCAGAAGAAGCTCGACGTGCTGTCCAACGAGATCCTGCTCGAGGCCAACGAGTGGGGCGGCCACCTCGCCGGCTGCGCCTCGGAAGAGATGGACGATCCGGTCAAGATCCCAAACGTCTATCCCAAGGGCAACTACCTGCTGCTCTACGATCCGCTCGACGGCTCGTCCAACATCGACGTCAACATCAGCGTCGGCACCATCTTCTCGGTGCTGCACTGCCCGGACGGCGTCACCGATCCCGAGACCGAGCACTTCCTGCAGAAGGGCAGCACGCAGGTTGCCGCCGGCTACACCGTCTACGGCCCGAGCACGCTGCTGGTGATCACGGTCGGCAACGGCACCCACGAGTTCACGCTGGACCGCGAGCTGGGCAGCTTCCTGATGACCGAGCGGGACATGAAGATCCCCGAGGACACCAAGGAATTCGCGATCAACATGTCCAACCAGCGCCACTGGGAGGAGCCGATGAAGCTGTACATCCAGGAACTCCTGGCCGGCAAGACGGGCCCGCGCGGCAAGGACTTCAACATGCGCTGGGTCGCCTCGATGGTGGCCGACGTGCATCGCATCCTGACCCGCGGCGGCATCTTCATCTACCCCAAGGACCTCAAGGACCCGTCCAAGCCCGGCAAGCTGCGCCTGATGTACGAAGCCAACCCGATGAGCTTCATCGTCGAGCAGGCCGGCGGCGCCTCCACCACGGGCCTGCAGCGCATCCTCGACGTGCAGCCCACGGCCCTGCACCAGCGCGTGCCGGTGTTCCTCGGCTCGAAGAACGAGGTCGAGACGGCCACGCGCTACCACTGCGAAGCGGCCAGGAAGTAG
- a CDS encoding type II toxin-antitoxin system Phd/YefM family antitoxin: MRVLSSTEVAKRFGAVAQLVQTEPVSVQSHGRTQMVMISPAEYDRLKRLDRQAYSTANLPAALREAIANAEPSAQSAAFNDEVDG; the protein is encoded by the coding sequence ATGCGAGTCTTGAGCAGTACAGAGGTTGCAAAGCGATTCGGGGCAGTTGCGCAGCTGGTACAGACAGAGCCGGTTTCTGTGCAGTCGCATGGCCGGACCCAGATGGTGATGATTTCGCCTGCTGAGTACGACCGGCTGAAGCGGCTCGACCGCCAAGCGTACTCGACAGCCAATCTTCCGGCTGCCTTGCGTGAGGCTATCGCCAACGCCGAGCCCTCGGCGCAGTCCGCGGCCTTCAACGACGAAGTGGATGGCTAG
- a CDS encoding tetratricopeptide repeat protein: protein MTPEDIRDLFLSGQPDQALDALDDLLAADEANIEALRLKGNLLESVALERAELTAGSLLRQKGMWEARRCYERILELDPDNTVALVDLGDHFSNLDAYQKAESLYRQAIDLLQRGVFRLSREHEINEVFDSMFQLYTETGRDNLAELARSEQASMLAEPES, encoded by the coding sequence ATGACGCCGGAAGACATTCGGGATCTGTTCCTGTCGGGCCAGCCCGATCAGGCACTCGATGCCCTGGACGATCTGCTGGCGGCAGACGAAGCCAACATCGAAGCCCTGCGCCTCAAGGGCAACCTGCTGGAGTCCGTGGCGCTGGAACGCGCGGAACTCACGGCAGGCTCGCTGCTGCGGCAGAAAGGCATGTGGGAGGCGCGGCGCTGCTACGAGAGGATCCTGGAACTGGACCCGGACAACACGGTCGCGCTGGTGGACCTGGGAGATCACTTCAGCAACCTGGACGCCTACCAGAAGGCCGAGAGCCTCTACCGGCAGGCCATCGACCTGTTGCAGCGGGGTGTCTTCCGCCTGTCCCGCGAGCATGAGATCAACGAGGTCTTCGACTCGATGTTCCAGCTGTATACGGAGACCGGCAGGGACAATCTCGCCGAACTGGCGCGCAGCGAGCAGGCGAGTATGCTGGCCGAACCAGAGTCGTAG
- a CDS encoding SRPBCC family protein, with protein MQRPVLHSISVSHQYGLPLGEVFDAWIQPEALAQWLRMESAPPSSVALDRRVGGSFEIRLQCEGGEVPLRGSYLEIDRPSRLMFTWVSPGTDERESIVTLDLQPQGQGTRLTLTHDGLPSAQHAQEHGTVWSDLLGRLQLPSG; from the coding sequence ATGCAGCGACCGGTCCTGCACAGCATCAGCGTCAGCCACCAGTACGGTTTGCCGCTGGGCGAGGTCTTCGACGCCTGGATCCAGCCGGAGGCGCTGGCGCAGTGGCTGCGCATGGAATCCGCGCCGCCCAGCAGCGTGGCGCTGGACCGGCGCGTCGGCGGCAGTTTCGAGATCCGTCTGCAGTGCGAGGGCGGCGAGGTTCCGCTGCGCGGCAGCTACCTGGAAATCGACCGGCCCAGCCGCCTGATGTTCACCTGGGTGTCGCCGGGCACCGATGAGCGCGAGTCCATCGTCACGCTCGACCTGCAGCCGCAGGGGCAGGGCACGCGCCTGACCCTGACCCATGACGGACTGCCCTCGGCGCAGCACGCACAGGAGCACGGCACAGTGTGGTCGGATTTGCTGGGGCGGCTGCAGCTACCCAGCGGATGA
- a CDS encoding Hsp20/alpha crystallin family protein, which translates to MSILRYQPWGLHQALYREFNRAAERAAQDDSSGATADWAPAVDIQEYADRFVLAADVPGVDPATIELTLEKGVLTISGSRAQAAEAAGVERRRVERPTGNFHRRFALPDTVDADAVSASNRNGVLEITIPKRPQAQARKISVTH; encoded by the coding sequence ATGAGCATTCTTCGTTATCAGCCCTGGGGCCTGCATCAGGCCCTGTACCGTGAATTCAACCGCGCAGCCGAACGCGCGGCGCAGGACGATTCCAGCGGCGCCACCGCCGACTGGGCGCCGGCCGTCGACATCCAGGAATACGCCGACAGGTTCGTGCTCGCCGCCGATGTCCCGGGCGTCGATCCCGCGACGATCGAGCTGACGCTCGAGAAAGGCGTGCTGACGATCAGCGGCAGCCGCGCGCAGGCCGCCGAGGCCGCCGGTGTCGAACGCCGCCGCGTCGAGCGCCCCACCGGCAACTTCCACCGCCGCTTCGCCCTGCCCGACACGGTCGACGCCGACGCGGTCAGCGCCAGCAACCGCAACGGCGTGCTGGAGATCACCATCCCCAAGCGCCCGCAGGCGCAGGCGCGGAAAATCTCCGTCACGCACTGA
- a CDS encoding NAD(P)/FAD-dependent oxidoreductase gives MNSRNTDVLILGGGVIGLVSALRLLQAGRSVTILERKTVGAGSSHGNCGTITPSHAPPLAAPGVIQLALKWMTQGDAPLYVRPRADWRLLGWLMRFAGRANASDYLAGMHAKALLLNRSRALLEQLVRDEGLDCEFETGGTMYVFRDPRALERANPLLEPLRAEGVEARIVDGAEARRLEPALNDSIVGGHYYGNDAHLRPERYVEELARRVRELGGVILEGEEISGFERDGGRVSGVVTTAGGRHSGRDVLMALGAWSPLIGRQLGLDLPIQPGKGYSITTLNPKSWPRLPLVLKERSVCVTGWPSGYRLGSTMEFSGYDSSLNRRRLDALRRAATEYLREPWGEQTVEEWYGWRPMTYDDLPLIGRAPRWDNLWLATGHGMLGVTLSAVTGELVGELLTGAAPSIDPKLVDPARFN, from the coding sequence ATGAACTCCCGCAACACCGATGTCCTGATCCTCGGCGGGGGGGTAATCGGCCTGGTTTCGGCCCTGCGCCTGCTGCAAGCCGGCCGCAGCGTCACCATCCTGGAACGCAAGACCGTGGGTGCCGGCAGCTCGCATGGCAACTGCGGCACGATCACCCCCAGCCATGCCCCGCCCCTGGCCGCCCCCGGCGTGATCCAGCTGGCCCTGAAGTGGATGACCCAGGGGGACGCCCCCCTGTACGTCAGGCCGCGCGCCGACTGGCGCCTGCTGGGCTGGCTGATGCGCTTCGCCGGCCGCGCCAACGCCAGCGACTACCTGGCCGGCATGCATGCCAAGGCCCTGCTGCTGAACCGCTCCCGCGCCCTGCTGGAGCAGTTGGTGCGCGACGAGGGCCTGGATTGCGAGTTCGAGACCGGCGGCACCATGTACGTGTTCCGCGACCCGCGGGCGCTGGAGCGGGCCAACCCCCTGCTGGAGCCCCTGCGCGCCGAGGGCGTGGAGGCGCGCATCGTCGACGGCGCGGAGGCACGGCGGCTGGAACCGGCGCTCAACGACAGCATCGTCGGCGGCCACTACTACGGTAACGACGCCCATCTGCGGCCGGAGCGCTATGTCGAAGAGCTGGCCCGGCGCGTGCGCGAACTGGGCGGCGTCATCCTGGAGGGCGAGGAGATCAGCGGCTTCGAGCGCGACGGCGGGCGCGTCAGCGGCGTGGTCACCACCGCCGGCGGCCGCCACAGCGGGCGCGACGTACTGATGGCGCTGGGCGCCTGGTCACCCTTGATCGGCCGCCAGCTGGGCCTGGACCTGCCGATCCAGCCCGGCAAGGGCTACTCGATCACCACCCTGAACCCGAAGAGCTGGCCGCGGCTGCCGCTGGTGCTCAAGGAGCGCAGCGTCTGCGTCACCGGTTGGCCGAGCGGCTACCGCCTGGGCAGCACCATGGAATTCTCGGGCTACGACAGCTCGCTGAACCGCCGGCGCCTGGATGCCCTGCGCCGCGCCGCCACCGAATACCTGCGCGAGCCCTGGGGCGAGCAGACCGTGGAGGAATGGTACGGCTGGCGCCCGATGACCTACGACGACCTGCCCCTGATCGGCCGCGCGCCGCGCTGGGACAACCTGTGGCTGGCCACCGGCCATGGCATGCTCGGCGTGACGCTGTCTGCCGTCACCGGCGAGCTGGTCGGCGAACTGCTGACCGGCGCGGCGCCCAGCATCGACCCGAAGCTGGTGGACCCTGCCCGCTTCAACTGA